The following proteins are encoded in a genomic region of Cellulomonas sp. ES6:
- a CDS encoding 6-phosphogluconolactonase, translating into MSTTPLVLPDAAAVGRHVAELVLDRLAAAPDDDRPFLLGCPSGRSAEPAYRTLPELVRERGDVDLSRLVVVMMDDYVVETADGRLERVDPALSYSCLGYARREIHEPLVAAARAAGTPGPRELWIPDPADPDAYDTRIAEAGGIDLFLLASGASDGHIALNQPGTPRHARTHVARLGEATRQDNMGTFPELVSLDLVPRLGITVGVGTIADLSREVVMIVTGEHKQDTFRRLVAADAYDPQWPATVLTECPRASMVADAAAASLPAEAALPGAV; encoded by the coding sequence GTGTCGACCACCCCCCTCGTCCTGCCGGACGCCGCCGCCGTCGGGCGGCACGTCGCCGAGCTCGTCCTGGACCGCCTCGCCGCGGCGCCCGACGACGACCGCCCGTTCCTGCTGGGCTGCCCGAGCGGGCGCTCCGCGGAGCCGGCCTACCGCACCCTGCCCGAGCTCGTCCGCGAGCGCGGCGACGTCGACCTGTCGCGGCTGGTCGTCGTCATGATGGACGACTACGTGGTCGAGACGGCCGACGGCCGTCTGGAGCGCGTCGACCCCGCGCTGTCCTACAGCTGCCTCGGGTACGCGCGCCGGGAGATCCACGAGCCACTCGTCGCGGCGGCCCGCGCCGCCGGCACGCCCGGGCCGCGCGAGCTGTGGATCCCCGACCCGGCGGACCCCGACGCCTACGACACGCGCATCGCGGAGGCCGGCGGGATCGACCTGTTCCTGCTGGCGTCCGGGGCGAGCGACGGCCACATCGCGCTGAACCAGCCCGGGACCCCCCGCCACGCCCGCACGCACGTCGCGCGGCTCGGCGAGGCGACCCGGCAGGACAACATGGGGACGTTCCCCGAGCTCGTGTCCCTCGACCTGGTCCCCCGCCTCGGCATCACCGTGGGCGTCGGGACCATCGCCGACCTGTCCCGCGAGGTGGTGATGATCGTGACGGGCGAGCACAAGCAGGACACGTTCCGCCGCCTGGTCGCCGCCGACGCCTACGACCCGCAGTGGCCCGCGACCGTGCTGACCGAGTGCCCGCGGGCGTCGATGGTCGCGGACGCCGCGGCCGCCTCGCTCCCCGCGGAGGCCGCGCTGCCCGGCGCGGTCTGA
- a CDS encoding carbohydrate ABC transporter permease, whose protein sequence is MISRTERVVNYTVLVALAAAVLVPVGYFVLAAVSPDRAGRPALGDLRWENFATAWRSADFSRSMTVSLTITVVVVVVGVLLALLGGYGFGVLGVVGEKALFPVVLLGMMISLEAIIVPLYYQFRPLGLTNSVPGIILIHLGTGVPFGVFWMRAAFRALPRSLFESAELDGAGPLRMLSRVALPLIRPAVYTLVLLSFMWTWNDYFLSLVFLHGDNQTATVALGVFQGKHVTEINLMAAGGLLVAAPVLVLYVFFQRKFIAGMLAGALKE, encoded by the coding sequence GTGATCTCCCGCACCGAACGCGTGGTCAACTACACCGTCCTGGTCGCGCTCGCCGCGGCCGTGCTGGTGCCCGTCGGCTACTTCGTCCTCGCGGCCGTCAGCCCCGACCGGGCCGGCCGCCCCGCCCTCGGCGACCTGCGCTGGGAGAACTTCGCGACCGCCTGGCGCAGCGCGGACTTCTCGCGCTCCATGACCGTGTCGCTGACCATCACCGTGGTCGTCGTCGTGGTCGGCGTGCTGCTCGCGCTGCTCGGCGGCTACGGGTTCGGGGTGCTCGGCGTCGTCGGCGAGAAGGCCCTGTTCCCCGTCGTGCTGCTCGGCATGATGATCTCGCTCGAGGCGATCATCGTGCCGCTGTACTACCAGTTCCGGCCCCTCGGCCTGACGAACTCGGTCCCCGGCATCATCCTCATCCACCTGGGCACCGGCGTGCCGTTCGGCGTGTTCTGGATGCGCGCCGCGTTCCGGGCGCTGCCGCGGTCGCTGTTCGAGTCGGCCGAGCTCGACGGCGCCGGCCCGCTGCGGATGCTGTCGCGCGTGGCCCTGCCGCTCATCCGGCCGGCCGTCTACACGCTGGTGCTGCTGAGCTTCATGTGGACGTGGAACGACTACTTCCTGTCGCTGGTGTTCCTGCACGGCGACAACCAGACCGCGACGGTCGCGCTGGGCGTGTTCCAGGGCAAGCACGTCACCGAGATCAACCTCATGGCCGCCGGCGGCCTGCTGGTCGCCGCCCCGGTGCTCGTGCTCTACGTCTTCTTCCAGCGCAAGTTCATCGCCGGGATGCTCGCCGGCGCGCTCAAGGAGTGA
- a CDS encoding sugar ABC transporter permease: MTATGTRPPAGLPGTPSRPARAGRAGAPRRPSARRRRSRWIGLGFAAPGLLLYGYVVLVPLLQSVQYSFFRWDGVTQAVWVGFDNYTRFLTDPELRSTFGHVLVLVAFFSVLPIALGLLSAALLTRTRLPGMAAFRWIYFLPQVMTSIVIALVFKRIYAPEGPLNEALRAVGLGSLARSWLGDFTWALPALGLIGTWAGFGFCMVLFISGASSIPPELYEAARMDGAGPVREFFAVTLPGLRGQLAVALTLTITGALRTFDLVWITTRGGPGTSTLTPAVALYRAAFQNPQVGQAAAIGVVMALLCLLIALTITRLSEKD; encoded by the coding sequence GTGACCGCCACCGGGACGCGCCCGCCCGCGGGCCTGCCCGGCACCCCGTCCCGGCCGGCACGCGCCGGCCGGGCGGGGGCCCCGCGCCGGCCCTCCGCCCGCCGCCGGCGGAGCCGCTGGATCGGGCTCGGGTTCGCCGCACCCGGGCTGCTGCTCTACGGGTACGTGGTGCTGGTGCCGCTGCTGCAGTCCGTCCAGTACTCGTTCTTCCGCTGGGACGGCGTGACGCAGGCGGTCTGGGTCGGGTTCGACAACTACACCCGGTTCCTCACCGACCCGGAGCTGCGCTCGACGTTCGGGCACGTGCTCGTGCTCGTCGCGTTCTTCTCGGTGCTGCCCATCGCGCTCGGGCTGCTGTCCGCCGCGCTGCTCACGCGGACCCGGCTGCCCGGCATGGCGGCGTTCCGGTGGATCTACTTCCTGCCGCAGGTGATGACCAGCATCGTCATCGCCCTGGTGTTCAAGCGGATCTACGCCCCCGAGGGGCCGCTGAACGAGGCGCTGCGGGCGGTCGGGCTCGGGTCGCTGGCCCGCAGCTGGCTCGGGGACTTCACGTGGGCGCTGCCCGCGCTCGGCCTCATCGGCACCTGGGCCGGCTTCGGGTTCTGCATGGTGCTGTTCATCTCCGGCGCGTCCTCCATCCCGCCCGAGCTGTACGAGGCCGCCCGCATGGACGGCGCCGGGCCGGTCCGGGAGTTCTTCGCCGTCACGCTGCCCGGGCTGCGCGGCCAGCTCGCGGTCGCGCTGACGCTCACCATCACCGGCGCCCTGCGCACGTTCGACCTGGTCTGGATCACCACCCGCGGCGGTCCCGGGACGTCGACGCTGACGCCCGCGGTCGCGCTGTACCGGGCCGCGTTCCAGAACCCCCAGGTCGGGCAGGCCGCCGCGATCGGCGTCGTCATGGCGCTGCTGTGCCTGCTCATCGCGCTGACCATCACCCGGCTGTCGGAGAAGGACTGA
- a CDS encoding extracellular solute-binding protein codes for MKEHRARLVLGTTAVLSLLAVAGCTPGGSSTTDDSSTAAVSDDVAAAGDVTLRLSDFWGSAEGEWIDAMIEQFEAEYPNVTIDRTTEDWGQLTSTLNLQLQDPDGPDIASANNGWQSLGTLARGNLVRNLDDYAELYGWDDEVPTTIARQNQFTTDFTTIGSGSWFATPLARGSLIGLYYNVEKLDALGLEPPQTLDDLEAAAAAAADAGEIPFAYGSVDGGTAVLLGVQAMLADKDALNDFIYDDPGVTAADTSLTEAATTIKSWADSGWFTPSYEGIDYQTAVANFLDGQGVFRFEYTGSLGLSGDQLNQFGYVQLAQDSGETVGVGAAPGAMVISSSCEHPDVAAAFLDHLMSAEGSQTAVDMGLVPMLNTDVTLPDDALSLQGEATATQTLDADDGYVPYIDWASPTLLDTITQNMQLLYAGKVTPQQLTDAVEADRTAFLEELGQDS; via the coding sequence ATGAAGGAGCACCGTGCCCGGTTGGTCCTCGGCACGACCGCTGTCCTGAGCCTGCTCGCCGTCGCGGGCTGCACCCCCGGCGGCAGCAGCACGACCGACGACTCCTCCACCGCCGCCGTCTCGGACGACGTCGCCGCCGCCGGCGACGTGACCCTGCGGCTCAGCGACTTCTGGGGCTCGGCCGAGGGCGAGTGGATCGACGCGATGATCGAGCAGTTCGAGGCCGAGTACCCGAACGTGACGATCGACCGCACCACCGAGGACTGGGGCCAGCTGACCTCGACCCTGAACCTGCAGCTCCAGGACCCGGACGGGCCCGACATCGCGTCGGCGAACAACGGCTGGCAGTCCCTCGGGACGCTGGCGCGCGGCAACCTCGTGCGCAACCTCGACGACTACGCCGAGCTGTACGGCTGGGACGACGAGGTGCCGACGACCATCGCCCGGCAGAACCAGTTCACGACCGACTTCACGACCATCGGCAGCGGGTCCTGGTTCGCCACGCCGCTGGCCCGCGGGTCGCTCATCGGCCTGTACTACAACGTCGAGAAGCTCGACGCGCTCGGGCTCGAGCCGCCGCAGACGCTCGACGACCTGGAGGCGGCCGCCGCTGCCGCCGCGGACGCCGGCGAGATCCCGTTCGCCTACGGCAGCGTGGACGGCGGCACCGCGGTGCTGCTCGGCGTGCAGGCGATGCTGGCCGACAAGGACGCCCTGAACGACTTCATCTACGACGACCCCGGCGTCACCGCCGCGGACACCTCGCTGACCGAGGCGGCGACCACGATCAAGTCCTGGGCCGACTCCGGCTGGTTCACGCCGTCGTACGAGGGCATCGACTACCAGACGGCCGTCGCGAACTTCCTCGACGGGCAGGGCGTCTTCCGGTTCGAGTACACCGGCTCGCTCGGGCTGTCCGGAGACCAGCTGAACCAGTTCGGGTACGTCCAGCTCGCGCAGGACTCCGGGGAGACGGTCGGCGTCGGCGCCGCTCCCGGCGCGATGGTGATCTCCAGCTCCTGCGAGCACCCGGACGTCGCCGCCGCGTTCCTCGACCACCTGATGTCTGCCGAGGGCAGCCAGACGGCCGTCGACATGGGCCTGGTGCCGATGCTCAACACCGACGTGACGCTGCCCGACGACGCGCTGAGCCTGCAGGGCGAGGCCACGGCCACCCAGACGCTCGACGCCGACGACGGCTACGTGCCCTACATCGACTGGGCCAGCCCGACGCTGCTCGACACCATCACGCAGAACATGCAGCTGCTCTACGCGGGCAAGGTGACGCCTCAGCAGCTCACCGACGCGGTCGAGGCGGACCGGACGGCCTTCCTCGAGGAGCTCGGGCAGGACTCGTGA
- a CDS encoding GntR family transcriptional regulator: MITQGAVQAVHERLTEDLRLGRYAPGSRLPGERELSTRLGVSRTTLRQALAALEEDGAVERSAQRGWFVPRQVIGEPPSTLQSFTEMARSRGLRPSSRVLRQEVRPATFEEADRLAVAPASPVLQLDRLRGMDGVPVCYDVVVVPRDRAAALVDADLTDRSLYEELRTRCGIAIHRSAYSVQADAADDRLAALLGTTVGAPVLVGREVAYTADGAPVLVGVNHYRGDAYRFEADLYRPGP, translated from the coding sequence ATGATCACCCAGGGGGCCGTCCAGGCGGTGCACGAGCGGCTCACGGAGGACCTGCGCCTGGGGCGCTACGCCCCGGGCTCGCGGCTCCCCGGCGAGCGCGAGCTGTCCACCCGGCTCGGCGTCAGCCGGACCACGCTGCGCCAGGCGCTCGCGGCGCTCGAGGAGGACGGCGCCGTCGAGCGGTCCGCGCAGCGCGGCTGGTTCGTGCCGCGCCAGGTCATCGGGGAGCCGCCCAGCACGCTGCAGTCGTTCACCGAGATGGCGCGCTCCCGCGGGCTGCGGCCGAGCTCGCGCGTGCTGCGCCAGGAGGTGCGCCCCGCCACGTTCGAGGAGGCCGACCGGCTCGCCGTCGCGCCCGCCTCCCCGGTGCTGCAGCTCGACCGGCTGCGCGGCATGGACGGCGTCCCCGTCTGCTACGACGTCGTCGTCGTCCCGCGCGACCGCGCGGCCGCCCTGGTCGACGCCGACCTGACCGACCGCTCGCTCTACGAGGAGCTGCGCACCCGGTGCGGGATCGCCATCCACCGGTCCGCGTACTCCGTGCAGGCGGACGCCGCCGACGACCGCCTCGCCGCGCTCCTCGGCACGACCGTCGGGGCACCCGTGCTCGTCGGGCGCGAGGTCGCGTACACCGCCGACGGCGCGCCCGTGCTCGTCGGCGTCAACCACTACCGCGGGGACGCCTACCGGTTCGAGGCCGACCTCTACCGCCCCGGCCCCTGA
- the fbaA gene encoding class II fructose-bisphosphate aldolase → MAIATPEVYAEMIDRAKAGKFAYPAVNVTSSQTVTAALQGFAEAESDGILQVSVGGAEYASGSTVKDRVSGTRALAAYATEVAKGYGITVALHTDHCVKKNLDSWVRPLLALEAEEVKAGKNPTFQSHMFDGSDIPLDENLVIAAELLELSQAARTILEIEVGVVGGEEDGHEAEINEKLYTTAEDGLATVRALGAGEKGRYLTALTFGNVHGVYKPGAVKLRPSILADIQKAVGAEIGKENPFDLVFHGGSGSTAAEIAEAVDNGVIKMNIDTDTQYAFTRPVVGHMFTNYDGVLKVDGEVGNKKAYDPRAWGKLAEAGMAARIVEAAQQLRSAGQRMR, encoded by the coding sequence ATGGCCATCGCCACCCCCGAGGTGTACGCCGAGATGATCGACCGGGCGAAGGCGGGCAAGTTCGCCTACCCGGCCGTCAACGTCACCTCCTCCCAGACCGTCACCGCCGCGCTGCAGGGCTTCGCCGAGGCGGAGTCGGACGGCATCCTCCAGGTGTCGGTCGGCGGCGCCGAGTACGCGTCGGGCTCCACGGTGAAGGACCGCGTCTCCGGCACCCGCGCGCTCGCCGCGTACGCCACCGAGGTCGCCAAGGGCTACGGCATCACGGTCGCCCTGCACACCGACCACTGCGTCAAGAAGAACCTGGACTCCTGGGTCCGCCCGCTCCTGGCCCTCGAGGCCGAGGAGGTCAAGGCCGGCAAGAACCCGACCTTCCAGTCGCACATGTTCGACGGCTCCGACATCCCGCTGGACGAGAACCTCGTCATCGCGGCCGAGCTGCTCGAGCTGTCGCAGGCCGCGCGCACCATCCTCGAGATCGAGGTCGGCGTCGTGGGCGGCGAGGAGGACGGCCACGAGGCCGAGATCAACGAGAAGCTCTACACGACGGCCGAGGACGGCCTGGCGACGGTCCGCGCGCTCGGCGCCGGCGAGAAGGGCCGCTACCTGACGGCGCTGACCTTCGGCAACGTGCACGGCGTGTACAAGCCGGGTGCCGTCAAGCTGCGCCCGTCGATCCTCGCGGACATCCAGAAGGCCGTCGGCGCGGAGATCGGCAAGGAGAACCCGTTCGACCTCGTGTTCCACGGCGGCTCGGGCTCCACGGCCGCGGAGATCGCCGAGGCGGTCGACAACGGCGTCATCAAGATGAACATCGACACCGACACCCAGTACGCGTTCACGCGCCCCGTGGTCGGCCACATGTTCACCAACTACGACGGCGTCCTGAAGGTCGACGGCGAGGTGGGCAACAAGAAGGCCTACGACCCGCGCGCCTGGGGCAAGCTGGCCGAGGCCGGCATGGCCGCCCGCATCGTCGAGGCCGCGCAGCAGCTGCGCTCGGCGGGCCAGCGCATGCGCTGA
- a CDS encoding STAS domain-containing protein, whose translation MHVILSPDRTTIVLSGEVDADLGADLAQAGTDAEQAGLPIEVDAHHVTFMDSSGVAFLARLAMRTPHRVRLLHVPPTVEFLLEVTRIGELLDVVDDAPPAG comes from the coding sequence GTGCACGTCATCCTGTCGCCCGACAGGACCACGATCGTGCTGTCCGGCGAGGTCGACGCCGACCTCGGGGCCGACCTGGCGCAGGCGGGCACGGACGCGGAGCAGGCCGGCCTGCCGATCGAGGTCGACGCGCACCACGTGACGTTCATGGACTCCTCGGGCGTCGCGTTCCTGGCGCGGCTCGCGATGCGCACGCCGCACCGTGTCCGGCTGCTGCACGTGCCGCCGACGGTGGAGTTCCTGCTCGAGGTGACGCGCATCGGCGAGCTGCTGGACGTCGTCGACGACGCTCCCCCGGCGGGCTGA
- a CDS encoding SpoIIE family protein phosphatase, producing MVVNSAPGDRAEETQEALGRAIGQAVGMPVLVAAAEPPLWPVVWVNPAFTELTGLTAADVAGPAAQLVSLAAEDAAGLRRLREAVQASRSTSALLRLRRAGGDWFWARTVVTPVLGADGEPTHWVAAFVDVTAEVDRDAAVAAQVEVVRQESEDLALIGTVSDLVMDLDDPYGLRAIAELLSSRVVAWAGFYVDDDGLHAADGVDTTRVPWGQRRQPAGAPGPFVPRRGDRSDVPDAVQRLLDGEGEGAVAIDFDVAADHPPRTASAWLAADLRARVPGGAELAHVAVLALPGRNRVLGLLVAVPREAAPGQDRVPGSALDERTRTILSLTGRRVGLAMENVRLYAREHRVAETLQRAMLPEQAEVDGLDVWSYYAPNVVYAQVGGDWYDVVQIAPDVVGVVIGDVVGHDVEAAAAMGQLRSVVRAYAFEVTEPGPVLERVDTLVGGMRIPRSAGLVLTTLTRSGGADGGCPTWSLAYSRAGHLPALLVRDREVVLLDGAGGPLIGFGHGPRSTARADLLPGDVLVFYTDGLIERRDRALLDGLAALRAVAAGATAVDAAGIGEELLARLADSPEDDVAVVVVRIPDLTDTSGHGGNVRSRRWQLPSEPASIARARHAVLRTSHAWELGDAANAELVVSELVANAVLHGWGRVTLRLHDTGEGLRIEVEDSNPTPPVATEGHPGRIGGFGMRIVERLADWGWRPSGSGKVVWARVRPSGPAGADGPAGPGT from the coding sequence GTGGTGGTCAACTCCGCGCCCGGGGACCGCGCCGAGGAGACCCAGGAGGCGCTCGGCAGGGCCATCGGCCAGGCCGTGGGGATGCCCGTCCTGGTCGCGGCCGCGGAGCCGCCGCTCTGGCCCGTCGTGTGGGTGAACCCGGCGTTCACGGAGCTGACCGGCCTGACGGCGGCTGACGTCGCCGGCCCCGCGGCGCAGCTCGTGTCGCTCGCGGCCGAGGACGCCGCCGGCCTGCGCCGGCTCCGGGAGGCGGTGCAGGCCTCGCGGTCGACGTCCGCCTTGCTGCGGCTCCGGCGCGCCGGCGGCGACTGGTTCTGGGCGCGGACCGTCGTCACCCCGGTGCTCGGCGCCGACGGGGAGCCGACGCACTGGGTGGCCGCGTTCGTCGACGTCACCGCCGAGGTCGACCGGGACGCCGCCGTCGCCGCCCAGGTCGAGGTGGTCCGGCAGGAGAGCGAGGACCTCGCGCTCATCGGCACGGTGTCGGACCTGGTCATGGACCTCGACGACCCGTACGGCCTGCGGGCCATCGCCGAGCTGCTGTCCTCCCGGGTGGTCGCGTGGGCGGGCTTCTACGTGGACGACGACGGCCTGCACGCGGCGGACGGCGTCGACACGACGCGGGTCCCGTGGGGGCAGCGCCGCCAGCCCGCCGGTGCGCCCGGACCGTTCGTGCCGCGCCGCGGGGACCGGTCGGACGTGCCGGACGCGGTGCAGCGGCTGCTGGACGGCGAGGGCGAGGGCGCCGTCGCGATCGACTTCGACGTCGCGGCCGACCACCCCCCGCGCACGGCGTCGGCGTGGCTCGCGGCCGACCTGCGGGCGCGCGTCCCCGGCGGCGCGGAGCTCGCGCACGTCGCGGTGCTGGCGCTGCCGGGCCGCAACCGGGTGCTCGGCCTGCTGGTGGCCGTCCCGCGCGAGGCGGCGCCGGGCCAGGACCGCGTGCCCGGGTCCGCCCTGGACGAGCGGACGCGCACCATCCTGTCGCTGACCGGCCGGCGGGTCGGCCTCGCGATGGAGAACGTCCGGCTGTACGCGCGCGAGCACCGGGTCGCCGAGACCCTCCAGCGCGCGATGCTCCCCGAGCAGGCGGAGGTCGACGGGCTCGACGTGTGGTCGTACTACGCGCCGAACGTCGTCTACGCGCAGGTCGGCGGCGACTGGTACGACGTCGTGCAGATCGCCCCGGACGTGGTGGGCGTCGTCATCGGGGACGTCGTGGGCCACGACGTCGAGGCGGCCGCCGCGATGGGCCAGCTCCGCTCCGTGGTCCGCGCGTACGCGTTCGAGGTGACGGAGCCGGGCCCCGTGCTGGAGCGCGTCGACACCCTGGTCGGCGGCATGCGGATCCCGCGGTCGGCCGGCCTGGTGCTCACCACGCTGACGCGCAGCGGCGGAGCGGACGGCGGCTGCCCCACGTGGTCCCTGGCGTACTCGCGCGCCGGGCACCTGCCGGCGCTGCTGGTGCGGGACCGCGAGGTGGTCCTGCTCGACGGCGCGGGCGGCCCGCTGATCGGGTTCGGCCACGGCCCCCGCAGCACCGCGCGGGCCGACCTGCTGCCCGGCGACGTCCTGGTCTTCTACACCGACGGCCTCATCGAGCGCCGGGACCGCGCCCTGCTCGACGGTCTCGCGGCGCTGCGCGCGGTCGCCGCGGGCGCCACCGCGGTCGACGCGGCCGGCATCGGCGAGGAGCTGCTCGCGCGGCTCGCGGACAGCCCCGAGGACGACGTCGCGGTCGTCGTCGTGCGGATCCCCGACCTCACCGACACGTCCGGTCACGGCGGCAACGTCCGCAGCCGGCGCTGGCAGCTCCCCAGCGAGCCCGCGTCGATCGCCCGGGCACGTCACGCCGTGCTGCGCACCAGCCACGCGTGGGAGCTCGGCGACGCGGCGAACGCCGAGCTCGTGGTGTCGGAGCTGGTCGCCAACGCCGTGCTGCACGGGTGGGGTCGCGTCACGCTCCGGCTGCACGACACCGGCGAGGGTCTGCGCATCGAGGTCGAGGACTCCAACCCCACGCCGCCGGTCGCCACCGAGGGCCACCCGGGGCGGATCGGCGGGTTCGGCATGCGGATCGTCGAGCGGCTGGCCGACTGGGGCTGGCGGCCGTCCGGCAGCGGCAAGGTGGTGTGGGCGCGGGTCCGGCCGTCCGGGCCCGCCGGCGCCGACGGCCCCGCGGGACCGGGGACATGA
- a CDS encoding STAS domain-containing protein yields the protein MIEIATSAATTTLVIAGDLDLAERDQFPEIAARVVGLRRQLLVIDMCGVTFMDSTGAAFLISLADASRKRGGATVLRGADPRDLFVLEICGALELFRIDADHRCAGDETSPATEDASSPA from the coding sequence ATGATCGAGATCGCCACCTCGGCGGCGACGACCACGCTCGTCATCGCCGGCGACCTCGACCTCGCCGAGCGCGACCAGTTCCCGGAGATCGCGGCCCGCGTGGTGGGGCTGCGGCGCCAGCTGCTGGTCATCGACATGTGCGGCGTGACGTTCATGGACTCGACGGGCGCGGCGTTCCTCATCTCGTTGGCCGACGCCAGCCGCAAGCGGGGCGGGGCCACGGTGCTGCGCGGCGCGGACCCGCGGGACCTGTTCGTGCTGGAGATCTGCGGGGCGCTCGAGCTGTTCCGCATCGACGCGGACCACCGCTGCGCGGGCGACGAGACGTCCCCCGCGACCGAGGACGCCTCCTCGCCCGCCTGA
- a CDS encoding DUF3151 domain-containing protein, whose amino-acid sequence MTGPNLLEPEPTRLPEGADADARAVLDRGGDPRDAAREVPTSSLAWALLAERALADEGDPVAAYAYARTGYHRGLDALRRAGWRGRGPVPADHEPNQGFLRALLALAEAADAIDEEDEADRCAQFLVDSGTSPEEISALR is encoded by the coding sequence ATGACCGGTCCGAATCTCCTCGAGCCCGAGCCCACCCGCCTGCCCGAGGGAGCCGACGCCGACGCGCGCGCGGTGCTCGACCGGGGCGGCGACCCCCGCGACGCCGCCCGCGAGGTGCCGACGTCGTCGCTCGCCTGGGCGCTGCTCGCCGAGCGCGCGCTCGCCGACGAGGGCGACCCGGTCGCGGCGTACGCCTACGCGCGCACCGGCTACCACCGCGGGCTCGACGCCCTGCGCCGGGCCGGCTGGCGCGGGCGCGGGCCCGTCCCCGCCGACCACGAGCCGAACCAGGGGTTCCTGCGCGCGCTCCTCGCGCTCGCGGAGGCCGCCGACGCCATCGACGAGGAGGACGAGGCCGACCGCTGCGCCCAGTTCCTCGTCGACTCCGGCACCTCCCCGGAGGAGATCAGCGCCCTCCGCTGA
- a CDS encoding adenylosuccinate synthase encodes MPAVVVLGTQWGDEGKGKATDQLGSRIDYVVKFNGGNNAGHTVVVGGEKYALHLLPSGILSPGVVPVIGNGVVIDLEVLFSEIDALEARGVSAERLLVSSAAHVIAPYHRTIDKVTERFLGKRKIGTTGRGIGPAYADKINRVGIRIQDLFDEKILRQKVEGALDQKNHLLVKVYNRRAITVDETVEDLLRFAERLHPYVADTPLVLNQALDAGKTLVFEAGQATMLDVDHGTYPFVTSSSATAGGACTGSGIGPTRIDRVVGVAKAYTTRVGEGPYPTELFDEDGEWLRRTGGEYGTTTGRPRRTGWYDAVVARYSSRINGLTDLVVTKLDVLTGRDTIPVAVAYDVDGRRFDEMPDDQSDYHHATPVYEYLDGWTEDITGARELDDLPKAAQRYLARLEEISGCRISAVGVGPGREATVSIHDLLG; translated from the coding sequence ATGCCGGCCGTCGTGGTGCTCGGGACCCAGTGGGGCGACGAGGGCAAGGGCAAGGCGACCGACCAGCTCGGCTCGCGGATCGACTACGTCGTGAAGTTCAACGGCGGCAACAACGCCGGGCACACGGTCGTCGTCGGCGGCGAGAAGTACGCCCTGCACCTGCTGCCGTCCGGCATCCTGTCGCCCGGCGTCGTCCCGGTCATCGGCAACGGCGTCGTCATCGACCTCGAGGTGCTGTTCTCGGAGATCGACGCGCTCGAGGCCCGGGGCGTGTCCGCGGAGCGGCTGCTCGTGTCGTCCGCCGCGCACGTCATCGCCCCGTACCACCGCACCATCGACAAGGTCACCGAGCGGTTCCTCGGCAAGCGGAAGATCGGCACCACCGGCCGCGGCATCGGCCCGGCGTACGCCGACAAGATCAACCGCGTCGGCATCCGCATCCAGGACCTGTTCGACGAGAAGATCCTGCGGCAGAAGGTCGAGGGCGCGCTCGACCAGAAGAACCACCTGCTCGTGAAGGTCTACAACCGCCGGGCCATCACGGTCGACGAGACCGTCGAGGACCTGCTGCGCTTCGCCGAGCGGCTCCACCCGTACGTCGCGGACACCCCGCTGGTGCTGAACCAGGCGCTGGACGCGGGGAAGACCCTCGTGTTCGAGGCCGGCCAGGCCACCATGCTCGACGTCGACCACGGCACGTACCCGTTCGTCACGTCGTCGTCCGCGACGGCCGGCGGCGCGTGCACCGGCTCGGGCATCGGCCCGACGCGCATCGACCGGGTCGTCGGCGTCGCGAAGGCGTACACCACCCGCGTCGGCGAGGGCCCGTACCCCACGGAGCTGTTCGACGAGGACGGCGAGTGGCTGCGCCGCACCGGCGGGGAGTACGGCACCACGACGGGCCGCCCGCGCCGCACCGGCTGGTACGACGCGGTCGTCGCGCGGTACTCCTCGCGCATCAACGGCCTGACGGATCTCGTGGTGACGAAGCTCGACGTGCTCACCGGCCGGGACACGATCCCGGTGGCGGTGGCGTACGACGTGGACGGCCGCCGGTTCGACGAGATGCCGGACGACCAGAGCGACTACCACCACGCGACGCCGGTCTACGAGTACCTGGACGGCTGGACCGAGGACATCACGGGCGCCCGCGAGCTCGACGACCTGCCGAAGGCCGCGCAGCGCTACCTGGCGCGCCTCGAGGAGATCTCGGGCTGCCGGATCTCCGCGGTGGGCGTCGGCCCGGGCCGCGAGGCGACCGTCAGCATCCACGACCTGCTGGGCTGA